In Malus sylvestris chromosome 2, drMalSylv7.2, whole genome shotgun sequence, the genomic stretch TGGAACTTGAAAGGCTGCCATAGCGTTGCTAACCATAGCTATGGTACCACtttgttggggcttaaaaagatttcactactttggagatgtttatctcgcaaagaagaatgtaatgcagcggaattgataggcaagagaaaaaaagaatactcaaagtattacacaagatttgtattcactcacaaacttagtacaaaaggaaacactcaaacactcttagaagctttgttgcttATTCTCACTTTTCACTTCTCATTACTTGCtctcttggttttttttttttttttgccaacttACTATGGCCCACCGCCTTTGGGCTTTGCATTTCAACCACACAAGTTTACAATCAGCTAGACCTTTCTAGCATGCACACCGACATTGGCTTGCATAATGTCCTCACAATTTTTGTAGAATTTTCCAGTGCATGATCATGCACACACTCCCACCGACTTACATAGCTGGAATTTTCCAGCTACTATTACCGACATAGATTGCTAAAATTTTCTAGCATCTGCACATTGGCTTTGGGTTGGATCACTTGTCTTGGGCCGAAGACAAGATTACCTTTTAACAGTAGTGTCCAATCTCTAAAACAATGTCACATCCACTATTATGTGCCCCGTACAAGGCTGCGCCGGCGTGCTAGACCCCGACTACTGCCGTCCAATCCTCCCAGATGACATCTTTGATGGGTGGGGCAATGCTTTGTGTGAATCTGCACTCGTGGATGAGAGTGATGATATCGGTTCAACTTTTGTATGTGACTTCTGTGTTGAGCGAGTTGATCTAAAAGACTCGTTTAACATTAAGGGTTGCTCCCATTTTTACCGTCAATACTGCATTGTCAAATTCGTAGCATCCAAGCTTGATGACAATGTATCTTCCATTATATGCCCTGCACAAGGCTGCACCGGCTCATTAGACCTTGACTACTGTCGTCCTATCCTCCCAACCGATGTCTTTGATAGGTGGGGCAAGGCAATATGTGAATCTGTGGTTATCGGGCCTCAGAAGAAGAATCACTTATACTGTCCCTTTGCCACGTGCTCTGCGCTGTTGATCCACGAAGGGCCAGAGGATACCAATCAGGCTCGGTGTCCTCATTGCAAGAGAGAGTTTTGTGCGAAGTGTAAGGTTCCTTGGCATACCGAATTCAATTGCGCCATGTTTCAGAAACTGAGAGATAAGGGTGAAGACAAGATGCTGAAAGAACTTGCCAAGAATAAGAACTGGAGGAGGTGCCCACGTTGCAATTACTATGTTGAAAGAATAGATGGGTGCAGCTACATGAAATGCAGGTTAATTTCATATAATTCCCCATCAGTTTCGGAATTAAATAACTTAACTGTTATCCTTCAACTTATATAAATTTCATCTTTTGGTTCATATTTCTTTGCCCTAGTGTTCGTTGATCATCAAATTTGGTTACAATTATGGTTGCAGGTGCGGATTTGCTTTCTGTTACAGTTGTGGAATTCAAGCTGTCGAACATACCCGTTATTGTCAAAGCTGTAAGAAATAATCCTAATTATTTTCTCAAGGGACGATCTTGCTGCAGTACTACAGAAGGTTGATGCAGGTGGTTGGATACCGGAAATTAGATCATTGTTCAGTTTGTTTAATCTAATAAGATGTGTATTATCTATTGAATTCAATATTACGTACTTTTGAAATCGCAAACCTGCAACAGGGGCCTAGCGAAGTTGGTAGGGCAGTGTCCTCTGCACCAAAGTTCAAATGTTCCTCTCTCTAGTTTAGATTAGACCAAAAAATCGTCCGAAtattactttttcaattttgtCTTGGTATGTATTATCATCTGTACTATCATATTTTTAATCAAAAGGGTTTATTCTGCTCTATAAAGAAATATAAGAAATGATGGATGATGAAAAGGATAGAGGAAGAGTGGTGGGAAGGATGTCAAAAATGCTTTTATGGGTTCATTGTCTGTCCTCCCACGTGTAGTACGAGCAGTACATTTACTTGCCACAGCCCACAAGACAGACGCCGTTAGTGAGCCCTTCATCCAACTTATGATCATTTGGTCTTGCTGCATCCACATAGTGTAGGCTGCGTTGACAGCAGTGGTGCCAACAAGGTGTTTGGGAGGACAGACAATCGAATCAGATCACTGCTTCTCAGTATTGGCAGGATTTGAGCCAACCACATAGGATTTTTTGAGACAACCATAGCGTAGCCTTCATATGTGATTTCTGTGATTTCTGTGTTGATTCAATATTCTGTGATTTCACATTTATGCTGTGAAATCAACACATAAAAGCTAGTATTGTCAAAAATGCTTTTATGCTTTTATGTGTTGATTCACATTTGATGTAGCTGCTCTATAATTACATGATTTGAGGATTTCATATGCGATATTGATTCTACCTTCATATGTGATTCCTGTGTTGAGCCAGTTAACCTGAAAGACTCATTTAACATAAGCGGTTTCACTGATTTTTACCGTCGAGACTGCATTGTTAAATTCATAGTCTCCAAGCTCCAAGACAATGTGACTCCCATTACGTGCCCTGTACCAGAATGCACCGGCACTTGAGACCCAGAGTAGTGCCGTGAAAGCCTCCCAAAAGACATTTTTGATCCGTGGGGATAGGCCTTATGTGAATCTGTGGTTATGGCCCTTACGGCGCCTCGGAAGAAAAACTTGTACCGTCCCTTCAATGTGTGCTCGGAACTGGTGATTCATGAGTATCCGGAGGGTACCACTCGGTCTGTGTGTCCTCATTGCAAAAGAAAGTTTTGCGCCAAGTGACCCTTCCTTGGCATACCGAATTTGGTTGTGACAAGTTTCAGGAACTGGGAAAGAAGGGTGAAGACAAGATGCTGGAAGAGCTTGCCAAGAAGAAGAGGTGGAGGAGGTGTCCAAATTGCAATTACTCTGTTGAAAGAATATCTGGGTGCAGCTACATCAAATGCAGGTCAGTTAATTTGTACTTCTCTACTTCTTCTATTATTTTTTGCAGATTGGTTAATTTTCTAAGGGGTTGCTTTAATAgacaaccatttttttttttttggattttaacgaaaagcccacggtactgtttacttcAACGAAataccacatttttacattcaaaagtcaaacatggtactattaattttaccctttattttatccttatcgttaaaactcaaaattttcaaaccattttcattaaaaaaaaaatttcaattatcAAACGGCCCTATTAGTgtaaaactaaaaaagaaaGTTTAATTGATGCAGACCTAAGCATAGCTAAGTTGCCTagattaatgtgcttattttctGTTGATTTAGATTAAAATAGAATATTGCTTGAAAATTTGATTAGCTGATGGATTTCTATTTGGATTTGCTCTAGATTAAGAAACTATTACCCTCCTACAACTTAAATGTACTTTACATTTTGGTATAGATTTTTTTCTGATTGATTTCTTGTTGAGTTTTTGTAGGTGTCCATATAGTTTCTGTTACAAATGTGGAGTGCAAAGTTCAGGTTACTGTACTCGTTTCAACCAACGTAGGATGACTGAGCTCGAAAAATAATGAAACGATTGATGTACGTAGTTGCTGGTCATGTTTTTTGTGATGGGATCTGGTCAAATTCTTTTGTAATTTCCTAGATTGATAATGCAAATGCTTAAAAAGCTCCCATTGCGTTTTGATTTTTGTTGCATTGATTTTTGTTTGGAATATATTGAATGGCTGGCTGATGGATGTGACGGAATAGTAAAAAGGTTAGCACAATAACATGGGAACAGGATCCCTCATGATCCTTTCAAACTGAGTTCACTAATCAATGAATTCGgcctgttgaaatttgatccaacggctacaaacaaggggcattctaaaagttataataattgtagccgtttgatcaaatttcaacggtccggaTTCATTGATTAATGGGCTCAATTTTGGTGGATTCGGAAGGGATCCGGTTCCAATAACATGGAATGTAATTTTGTTGGAAGAGATtctaaaaattatattaaacaTGGTAAGATTAAGCGACAATCatgtaattattttgaattatagtaatatttgtaaaattattttggttcactttTTTATTCGTACCTAAACTAAAAGCATCCTCTAGATTAAGATACTATAGCATCTTTTGGTACGCCATATAAAACACCAGataatactaataatacaaAATCCGGTGTTTGATGTCCGTACGTATTAAATAATCACTGAACTAATAATCCAGACCATCCATTTTATCGGGTTCATGCCCGCTTAATTATACTCTCCCACGACACGATATAATTTAGTCGGGTAAGGTAGAAAACACGCTTCTCTTGCTTTCTCTGTCTCACTTGCATCGCTCGGCCTCTCCTCTCCtcctattcttcttcttcttctctctgttCCGCcgtcctcttcctccttttcttgcaatttttcttcttcttcttcttctctatcGGTTTCTGCCCTCCTCCATCTATTTTTCTTgcaatctttcttcttcttcttcttctctatcAGTTTATGCCCTCCTCCATCTACTTTTCTTGTAATTTCCTTTCAATTAATTGAATTTGGTTATTGTTCTCTCTAATTTTGCacttgattataattttttgtattaattaaaattttagggtttgtCAGTTTTCagatctgaaaaaaaaattgacctgtatattttttttattcattttgcgGCCATCTCCCCTGACAGAAGAACACTACCCACTTGGTTTGTTTTCCTGGTATGGGTCGAATCgttgaaaaaaatcaatttgGTTGGGTTTTTGGCAAGAA encodes the following:
- the LOC126608118 gene encoding E3 ubiquitin-protein ligase RSL1-like produces the protein MCPVQGCAGVLDPDYCRPILPDDIFDGWGNALCESALVDESDDIGSTFVCDFCVERVDLKDSFNIKGCSHFYRQYCIVKFVASKLDDNVSSIICPAQGCTGSLDLDYCRPILPTDVFDRWGKAICESVVIGPQKKNHLYCPFATCSALLIHEGPEDTNQARCPHCKREFCAKCKVPWHTEFNCAMFQKLRDKGEDKMLKELAKNKNWRRCPRCNYYVERIDGCSYMKCRCGFAFCYSCGIQAVEHTRYCQSCKK